A region of Lycium barbarum isolate Lr01 chromosome 1, ASM1917538v2, whole genome shotgun sequence DNA encodes the following proteins:
- the LOC132629781 gene encoding HVA22-like protein f, translating into MGAGAAGTIAKSLNGLIGPGVMLLYPLYSSMRAIESPSPLDDQQWLTYWVLYSLITLFELSCWKVLQWLPFWPYMKLVCCMWLVLPIFNGAAYIHENIIRKHVKVGSAVSSNYPQNQRKALQMMSLDARKAVESYIEKYGPDAFDKVVRAAEREAKKH; encoded by the exons ATGGGTGCTGGTGCTGCTGGAACCATTGCTAAAAGTTTGAATGGATTAATCGG CCCTGGAGTGATGCTTCTTTATCCTCT GTATTCTTCTATGAGAGCAATTGAGAGCCCTTCACCATTAGATGATCAACAATGGCTGACCTATTGGGTTCTCTACTCATTGATTACTCTATTTGAGTTATCATGCTGGAAAGTCCTCCAATG GCTTCCATTCTGGCCATACATGAAGCTAGTATGCTGTATGTGGTTGGTGCTACCAATTTTCAATGGAGCAGCTTATATACATGAGAATATTATAAGGAAACACGTTAAAGTTGGGAGCGCTGTAAGTTCAAATTATCCCCAAAATCAGAGGAAGGCACTCCAAATGATGAGCCTTGATGCAAGGAAAGCTGTTGAAAGCTACATAGAGAAATATGGACCAGATGCCTTTGATAAGGTGGTCAGAGCG GCGGAAAGAGAAGCAAAGAAACACTGA